A section of the candidate division WOR-3 bacterium genome encodes:
- a CDS encoding M42 family peptidase encodes MIEYLKELSELKGPPGREEEVRNFIKKRLEEKGINFEEDFFGNVYVYKEGKNKTDLNIAIIAHIDEVGFIITGYTQDGFLKFKPLGGLEAEILPGTEVELLNGVKGVVSSIPPHKKSGVEYTFEKLVIDIGAYSKEEAKGKVDIGEEGVFLTKFEEIGKGVYKGKAFDDRAGSSILLSLILDDTLPCDSALIFTTQEETGLMGARIASKRKNIDLAFIIEGTFAFEPYHPEEEYYPKMGGGPVVTKMDRSLIVDEVLIKYIEKAALKNNIKFQWKIPLTGATDAGVISLTNKGVKSCVIAVPCRYIHSKASLLYEEDLISAKKLLLKTLEEIYGENFKGIV; translated from the coding sequence ATGATTGAGTATTTAAAAGAATTATCAGAATTAAAAGGTCCTCCTGGAAGAGAGGAAGAAGTTAGAAATTTTATTAAAAAAAGACTGGAGGAAAAAGGAATAAATTTTGAAGAGGATTTTTTTGGTAATGTTTATGTATATAAAGAAGGAAAAAATAAGACAGATTTAAACATTGCGATTATAGCTCATATTGATGAGGTTGGTTTTATAATTACGGGTTATACCCAGGACGGTTTTTTAAAATTTAAACCTCTTGGAGGACTTGAAGCTGAAATATTACCAGGAACTGAGGTTGAACTTCTAAATGGTGTTAAAGGTGTGGTCTCAAGTATACCACCTCACAAAAAAAGTGGTGTAGAGTATACTTTTGAAAAACTTGTAATAGATATAGGTGCTTACTCAAAAGAGGAAGCAAAGGGAAAAGTAGATATAGGTGAAGAAGGTGTTTTTTTGACTAAATTTGAAGAAATTGGAAAAGGAGTTTATAAGGGAAAAGCTTTTGATGATAGAGCAGGGAGTTCTATTCTTCTTTCTTTAATCCTTGATGATACTTTACCCTGTGATTCTGCTTTAATTTTTACAACTCAGGAGGAAACAGGTCTTATGGGTGCAAGGATTGCTTCGAAAAGAAAAAATATTGATCTTGCATTTATTATTGAAGGAACTTTTGCTTTTGAACCATATCACCCAGAGGAGGAGTATTACCCGAAGATGGGAGGGGGACCTGTTGTAACAAAAATGGATAGATCTCTTATAGTTGATGAAGTTTTAATTAAATATATAGAAAAGGCAGCTTTAAAAAATAATATTAAGTTTCAGTGGAAAATACCTTTAACCGGTGCAACGGATGCAGGAGTTATTTCTTTGACAAATAAAGGAGTAAAATCTTGTGTAATAGCTGTTCCATGCAGATATATTCATTCAAAAGCTTCACTTTTATATGAAGAGGATTTAATAAGTGCTAAAAAACTTCTTTTAAAAACTTTGGAGGAAATTTATGGAGAAAATTTTAAAGGAATTGTGTGA
- a CDS encoding M42 family metallopeptidase has product MEKILKELCETFGPSGFEEKVREKIKELIKDEDLEFIEDRFGNLIFHHKGKKPSLAFNAHIDEIGLVCIDADKRGFLKCSPLGGVYPHLYTGHRVIFRNGVIGIFIGKNWKKEEIKGFEEIIIDIGCSSREEALNLVPVGEPAVIYSNFIVQDDKVIARNLDNRAGVSLLIKLIKDIKNLEQDIYFVFNVQEELGLRGARVFADYLNADFVFTIDVSTTGDTYTEPERSFRLGEGAGIRVMDLRTVFPLKLVNYLEKLAEKRGIKVQRDAGSWGMTDAFSIQTARGGIPSIAITIPIRYTHSPSSLILLKDLKETYALLKAIIEEPPSLE; this is encoded by the coding sequence ATGGAGAAAATTTTAAAGGAATTGTGTGAAACTTTTGGTCCATCTGGATTTGAAGAAAAAGTAAGGGAAAAGATAAAGGAATTAATAAAGGATGAAGATTTGGAATTTATTGAAGATAGATTTGGAAATCTTATTTTTCATCATAAGGGAAAGAAACCATCTCTTGCTTTTAATGCTCATATCGATGAAATAGGACTTGTATGTATAGATGCTGATAAAAGGGGATTTCTAAAATGTTCTCCTTTAGGAGGGGTTTATCCGCATCTTTACACAGGACACAGAGTAATTTTCAGAAATGGTGTGATAGGAATTTTTATTGGTAAAAACTGGAAAAAAGAGGAAATAAAAGGATTTGAGGAAATAATCATAGATATAGGTTGCTCTTCAAGAGAAGAAGCTTTAAACCTTGTTCCTGTTGGTGAACCTGCTGTTATTTATTCTAACTTTATAGTGCAGGATGATAAAGTGATAGCAAGGAATTTAGATAATAGAGCAGGTGTAAGTTTGTTAATAAAATTAATAAAGGATATAAAAAATTTAGAACAGGACATATATTTTGTATTTAATGTTCAGGAAGAACTTGGTTTGAGGGGTGCAAGAGTTTTTGCTGATTACTTAAATGCTGATTTTGTATTTACTATCGATGTTTCAACTACAGGTGATACTTATACTGAACCTGAAAGATCATTCAGACTTGGTGAAGGAGCAGGAATACGGGTTATGGATTTAAGAACTGTTTTTCCGTTAAAACTTGTAAATTATCTTGAAAAACTTGCTGAAAAAAGAGGTATTAAGGTTCAAAGGGATGCCGGGAGCTGGGGAATGACAGATGCTTTCTCAATTCAAACTGCAAGAGGTGGGATTCCATCAATAGCAATAACAATTCCCATAAGATACACACATTCTCCTTCTTCTTTAATTTTGTTGAAAGATTTAAAAGAAACATATGCTCTTTTAAAAGCTATAATTGAGGAGCCTCCTTCACTTGAATAA
- a CDS encoding M23 family metallopeptidase, with translation MNKKERGIFLKIIPDGASQVKDFYLSPSLIKFLKVISIFILVVLSSITLFSLWMLGNFVKMKMLEYEANKVKIQEKKIKELESKLEKFILFSKKLENLLKPEEVLKTELKNIKENLDFAQSEISENKDKEPKRSALSFDLPVKGIISNFYSPLHPGIDIVSSSGTPVRAPFDGIVKEKGIDENYGLYLWIEHSGGIKTFYGHLMEIKVKKGEWVRKGEIIGRVGNTGKSTGPHLHFEIWSEGFPVNPLNFTNYNIFALKYRSK, from the coding sequence TTGAATAAAAAAGAAAGAGGGATTTTTTTAAAAATAATACCTGATGGTGCTTCTCAAGTTAAAGACTTTTATTTATCTCCCTCTTTAATAAAATTTTTAAAAGTTATATCAATATTTATTTTAGTTGTTTTAAGTTCAATAACACTTTTTTCCTTATGGATGCTTGGAAATTTTGTAAAGATGAAAATGCTTGAATATGAAGCAAATAAAGTAAAAATTCAAGAAAAGAAAATAAAAGAACTTGAATCAAAACTTGAAAAATTTATACTTTTTTCAAAAAAGCTTGAAAATCTTTTAAAACCTGAAGAAGTTTTAAAAACTGAATTAAAAAATATTAAGGAAAACTTAGATTTTGCGCAATCTGAAATATCTGAAAATAAAGATAAGGAACCAAAAAGGAGTGCCTTATCTTTTGATTTACCTGTTAAGGGTATTATAAGTAATTTTTATTCACCTCTTCATCCTGGTATTGATATAGTTTCTTCATCTGGAACACCTGTTAGAGCACCTTTTGATGGAATAGTTAAGGAAAAAGGAATTGATGAAAATTATGGACTCTATTTATGGATTGAACACAGTGGGGGTATAAAGACTTTTTATGGACATTTAATGGAAATAAAAGTTAAAAAGGGAGAATGGGTAAGAAAAGGTGAAATAATAGGGAGGGTCGGGAATACAGGTAAAAGTACAGGACCACATTTACATTTTGAGATATGGAGTGAAGGTTTTCCTGTTAATCCATTAAATTTTACAAATTATAATATATTTGCTTTAAAATATAGGAGTAAATAA